The Ruania alba genome has a window encoding:
- a CDS encoding O-acetyl-ADP-ribose deacetylase, with protein sequence MRLEAIVGDITTQAVDAVVNAANSSLLGGGGVDGAIHRAAGPELLQECRALRAGDLPDGLPVGQAVATGAGELPARWVIHTVGPNANAGQTDPALLASCFIESLRVAEELSAASVAFPAVSGGVYGWAMSDVARIAVQAVSGFPARSVELVRFVLFSSDAKAVFDRRVDIA encoded by the coding sequence ATGCGACTCGAGGCCATCGTCGGTGACATCACCACCCAGGCGGTGGACGCCGTCGTGAATGCGGCCAACTCCAGCCTGCTCGGTGGTGGTGGTGTGGACGGGGCGATCCATCGCGCTGCCGGGCCGGAACTGCTGCAGGAGTGCCGGGCGCTGCGCGCGGGTGACCTGCCGGACGGGCTTCCGGTGGGACAGGCAGTGGCGACCGGCGCCGGCGAGCTGCCGGCCCGGTGGGTGATCCACACGGTCGGACCCAACGCGAATGCCGGGCAGACCGATCCGGCCCTGCTTGCCTCCTGCTTCATCGAAAGTCTGCGGGTGGCTGAGGAACTCAGCGCGGCATCGGTGGCGTTCCCGGCGGTGAGCGGCGGCGTCTACGGGTGGGCGATGAGCGATGTCGCCCGGATCGCCGTTCAGGCCGTGTCCGGCTTTCCGGCGCGCTCAGTGGAGCTGGTGCGGTTCGTCCTGTTCAGCAGCGACGCGAAGGCGGTTTTCGATCGGCGTGTGGACATCGCATGA
- a CDS encoding MFS transporter has product MPATPPPSPVPLAGRSLSLALLAMAIGGFTIGTTEFASMGLLPQIAVGLAVTVPEAGHLISAYALGVVVGAPMIVVAAARLERKRLLVLLACAIALGNALSAVAPGFASMTAARFLAGLPHGAYFGVAALIAATLAGPARRGRAVSLVMLGLTIATMVGVPLATILGQLVGWRSTYGFVVLTALVTVVAVWRWVPALPRPGVAASARSELRAFRHGQVWFALGIGAVGFGGMFAVYSYIGEIVPEVFGLSMAGVPVALAVFGIGMTVGNLVAGRLSDWNVMGTVVLGLIGMAALLAVFALTAEMLTDEVPVVGMVGLFLIASISQFLGPSLQTRLLDASPDAPSLAAALHHSALNIGNATGAWIGGAVIAAGFGYLAPAWAGAVLAVAGLVVTGAAILAEQRARERALI; this is encoded by the coding sequence ATGCCGGCAACTCCTCCCCCATCTCCCGTTCCGCTCGCCGGCAGAAGCCTGTCGCTGGCGCTGCTGGCGATGGCCATCGGCGGGTTCACCATCGGCACCACCGAGTTCGCCAGCATGGGCCTGCTCCCGCAGATCGCCGTCGGTTTGGCCGTCACCGTGCCGGAGGCGGGCCATCTGATCTCCGCCTACGCGCTCGGGGTGGTAGTGGGCGCCCCGATGATCGTGGTGGCCGCCGCCCGGCTCGAGCGCAAACGGCTGCTGGTGCTGCTGGCATGCGCGATCGCCCTCGGAAATGCACTGTCCGCGGTGGCGCCCGGTTTCGCGTCCATGACCGCGGCCCGGTTTCTCGCCGGGCTCCCGCACGGGGCGTACTTCGGGGTCGCGGCGCTGATCGCCGCCACCCTGGCCGGCCCGGCCCGTCGGGGCCGCGCCGTCTCCCTGGTGATGCTCGGGCTGACCATCGCCACGATGGTTGGCGTGCCGTTGGCCACGATCCTCGGTCAGCTCGTCGGGTGGCGCTCCACCTACGGATTCGTGGTGCTCACCGCGCTGGTCACGGTGGTGGCCGTGTGGCGGTGGGTGCCGGCGCTGCCCCGCCCTGGCGTGGCCGCCTCGGCACGGTCGGAGCTCCGGGCGTTCCGGCACGGGCAGGTCTGGTTCGCCCTCGGCATCGGGGCGGTCGGCTTCGGCGGGATGTTCGCCGTCTACAGCTACATCGGCGAGATCGTGCCCGAGGTGTTCGGGCTCTCGATGGCAGGGGTGCCCGTGGCGCTGGCGGTGTTCGGCATCGGGATGACGGTGGGCAACTTGGTGGCCGGGCGGCTGTCCGACTGGAACGTGATGGGCACGGTAGTGCTCGGACTGATCGGCATGGCGGCGCTGCTGGCAGTGTTCGCACTGACCGCCGAGATGCTCACGGATGAGGTACCGGTGGTGGGGATGGTCGGGCTGTTCCTGATCGCCTCGATCTCACAGTTCCTCGGCCCGTCGTTGCAGACCAGGCTGCTGGACGCCTCCCCGGACGCACCGTCCCTGGCCGCCGCCCTGCACCACTCGGCCCTGAACATCGGCAACGCCACGGGTGCGTGGATCGGCGGTGCGGTGATCGCCGCCGGGTTCGGGTACCTGGCGCCCGCCTGGGCCGGGGCGGTGCTGGCGGTGGCCGGGCTGGTCGTGACCGGGGCTGCGATCCTTGCCGAGCAGCGGGCACGGGAGCGGGCGCTGATCTGA
- a CDS encoding ATP-dependent Clp protease ATP-binding subunit, whose protein sequence is MFERFTDRARRVVVLAQEEARMLNHNYIGTEHILLGLIHEGEGVAAKALESLNISLEAVRQQVQEIIGEGQQAPNGHIPFTPRAKKVLELSLREALQLGHNYIGTEHILLGLIREGEGVAAQVLTKLGADLNRVRQQVIQLLNGYQGKEAVSAGGPAEGTPSGSAVLDQFGRNLTQAARESKLDPVIGRKPEVERVMQVLSRRTKNNPVLIGEPGVGKTAVVEGLAQDIVRGDVPETLKDKQLYTLDLGALVAGSRYRGDFEERLKKVLKEIRTRGDIILFIDEIHTLVGAGAAEGAIDAASILKPMLARGELQTIGATTLDEYRKHIEKDAALERRFQPIQVAEPTLTHAIEILKGLRDRYEAHHRVTITDAALVAAANLADRYVNDRFLPDKAIDLIDEAGARLRIRRMTAPPELRELDDQIAETRRAKESAIDDQDFEKAARLRDEEKTLSNTRLEKEKAWKAGDMDNVAEVDEELIAEVLAASTGIPVFKLTEEESSRLLRMEDELHKRIVGQNAAVKAISQAIRRTRAGLKDPKRPGGSFIFAGPTGVGKTELAKALAEFLFGDEDALIQLDMSEFSEKHTVSRMFGSPPGYVGYEEGGQLTEKVRRRPFSVVLFDEVEKAHADIFNSLLQILEDGRLTDSQGRVIDFKNTVIIMTTNLGTRDIAKGLLTGFQAGGDLSTNYDRMKVKVNEELKQHFRPEFLNRVDDVIVFPQLSQDEIFQIVDLMVAKLSVRLADKDMDLELTPAAKELIAERGYDPVLGARPLRRALQREIEDQLSERILYGEIRAGQTVVVDATGEGLLGEFTFTGVDREPEKEPLAVGAGGSPELPAATSGE, encoded by the coding sequence ATGTTCGAGAGATTTACCGACCGAGCCCGTCGGGTCGTCGTCCTTGCCCAAGAAGAGGCACGGATGCTCAACCACAACTACATCGGTACCGAGCACATCCTGCTCGGCCTCATCCATGAGGGCGAGGGAGTGGCCGCCAAAGCGCTCGAATCGCTGAACATCTCCCTGGAAGCAGTCCGCCAGCAGGTGCAGGAGATCATCGGTGAGGGTCAGCAGGCCCCGAACGGGCACATCCCGTTCACCCCGCGCGCCAAGAAGGTGCTCGAGCTGTCGCTGCGCGAGGCACTGCAGCTCGGCCACAACTACATCGGTACCGAGCACATCCTGCTCGGCCTGATCCGCGAGGGCGAGGGCGTCGCCGCCCAGGTGCTCACCAAGCTCGGTGCGGACCTGAACCGGGTGCGTCAGCAGGTGATCCAGTTGCTGAACGGTTACCAGGGCAAGGAGGCCGTCTCCGCCGGCGGCCCCGCCGAGGGCACGCCCTCCGGCTCCGCCGTGCTGGACCAGTTCGGCCGCAACCTCACCCAGGCTGCGCGTGAGTCCAAGCTCGACCCGGTGATCGGGCGCAAGCCCGAGGTCGAGCGCGTGATGCAGGTGCTCTCCCGGCGTACCAAGAACAACCCGGTCCTGATCGGTGAGCCCGGCGTGGGTAAGACGGCCGTGGTGGAAGGCCTCGCGCAGGACATCGTGCGCGGTGACGTGCCCGAGACCCTCAAGGACAAGCAGCTCTACACCCTTGACCTCGGGGCGCTGGTGGCCGGTTCCCGCTACCGCGGTGACTTCGAGGAACGCCTGAAGAAGGTGCTCAAGGAGATCCGTACCCGCGGTGACATCATCCTGTTCATCGACGAGATCCACACCCTCGTCGGTGCCGGGGCCGCCGAAGGCGCCATCGACGCCGCGAGCATCCTCAAGCCGATGCTCGCCCGTGGTGAGCTGCAGACCATCGGTGCCACGACCCTGGACGAGTACCGCAAGCACATCGAGAAGGATGCCGCGCTGGAGCGTCGCTTCCAGCCGATCCAGGTGGCCGAGCCCACGCTCACCCACGCCATCGAGATCCTCAAGGGGCTCCGCGACCGCTACGAGGCGCACCACCGGGTGACCATCACCGATGCCGCCCTCGTGGCCGCCGCCAACCTCGCCGACCGGTACGTCAACGACCGGTTCCTGCCGGATAAGGCGATCGACCTGATCGACGAGGCCGGCGCCCGGCTGCGGATCCGCCGAATGACGGCACCGCCGGAGCTGCGCGAACTCGACGACCAGATCGCCGAGACCCGCCGCGCCAAGGAGTCCGCGATCGACGATCAGGACTTCGAGAAGGCGGCCCGGTTGCGCGACGAGGAGAAGACCCTCTCGAACACGCGCCTGGAGAAGGAGAAGGCCTGGAAGGCCGGCGACATGGACAACGTCGCCGAGGTGGACGAGGAGCTGATCGCCGAGGTGCTCGCCGCCTCGACCGGTATCCCCGTGTTCAAGCTCACCGAGGAGGAGTCCTCGCGGCTGCTGCGGATGGAGGACGAGCTGCACAAGCGGATCGTCGGCCAGAACGCTGCAGTCAAGGCGATCTCCCAGGCGATCCGGCGTACCCGCGCCGGTCTGAAGGACCCGAAGCGTCCGGGTGGGTCGTTCATCTTCGCCGGGCCCACCGGCGTCGGGAAGACCGAGCTCGCCAAGGCGCTCGCGGAGTTCCTGTTCGGCGACGAGGACGCGCTCATCCAGCTGGACATGAGCGAGTTCTCCGAGAAGCACACCGTCTCCCGGATGTTCGGTTCTCCCCCCGGATATGTCGGCTACGAAGAGGGTGGACAGCTCACCGAGAAGGTGCGGCGCCGTCCGTTCTCCGTGGTGCTCTTCGACGAGGTGGAGAAGGCCCACGCGGACATCTTCAACTCGCTGCTGCAGATCCTCGAGGACGGTCGCCTGACCGACTCCCAGGGTCGGGTGATCGACTTCAAGAACACGGTGATCATCATGACCACCAACCTCGGCACCCGGGACATCGCCAAGGGTCTGCTCACCGGTTTCCAAGCCGGTGGCGACCTGTCCACGAACTACGACCGGATGAAGGTCAAGGTCAACGAGGAGCTCAAGCAGCACTTCCGCCCCGAGTTCCTCAACCGTGTCGACGACGTGATCGTGTTCCCGCAGCTCTCCCAGGACGAGATCTTCCAGATTGTCGACCTCATGGTGGCGAAGCTGTCGGTGCGTCTGGCCGACAAGGACATGGATCTCGAGCTCACCCCGGCGGCGAAGGAACTCATCGCCGAGCGCGGGTACGACCCGGTGCTCGGTGCTCGTCCGTTGCGCCGTGCGCTGCAGCGCGAGATCGAGGACCAGCTCTCCGAGCGGATCCTCTACGGCGAGATTCGCGCCGGTCAGACCGTGGTGGTGGACGCCACCGGCGAGGGGCTGCTCGGCGAGTTCACCTTCACCGGAGTGGACCGGGAACCCGAGAAGGAGCCCCTGGCCGTGGGAGCGGGCGGATCGCCCGAGCTCCCGGCGGCAACCAGCGGCGAGTAG
- a CDS encoding metallophosphoesterase, which produces MGRRMTSAIALGCLIGMAGLQPLAQPAAAEEPDRPAYLDRELFTGEFHSHTSVSDGVHLPPDAFDHVAAETEADFFAVSEHDVMWDIRNGDDFIDDWRDADSEEWRWVHEQAEAYNASQDDLVAVPSIENTWYDGTGHINVFNTDWHATARATEQGSNDGFGNSFGTGDLKYDMYTFFARLKLDPDAIAQFNHPRSTGKGNFFDFNGLDPVVDERIELIEVRDEAQFAEFQSALDTGWHLGPVWNGDEHSANWVTSSESITGIWAREQSLDGLYAAMQDRSVYSTQDVNTVLAFGAGDAIMGSVLPAGTTSTTFDVRLTEPDAGEAFTSVQLLTNGGEVAHSFDDVSGNTLELSVDLALADGDFYYVRADQADGDFVVSAPIWVGETTRGANYAPVITIAGDVADHAVYGQEIALPAATATDDSGETPTVSFEVYDAAGEVPVTDGSFQVRSYDDHFVVVKAEDATGNINAELLRITIDTEVLDPDGVFQYFGSTAAVSDQPGGTGIAVSTDRSIEEVYAQVVPAGADWSGAEVLTSTNDRPYEVNTIGNEEPVYQHSITGQTLRSHEFGVTGLEHGERYVYRFGVAVDGAAPEASHESAWTEVQGEFVAAGGQNEPVYVVGDLQVNSHDTDELGLLRDVLDRLQTEVPGGGTVLQTGDLVDNGGRGQYWDEVFEHVYDGLDLQVAPVAGNHETYGDPDYNSQTAERTAIFSNMYDLPEGGAIGESNYSFDRGDIHFAVLNSTAGIDAQLAWLTEDIRSSTQDWNVVVGHYSYYGGYHAEDAALAADRPKITAALETLGVDLYIGAHDHVYKRSTIYDDRLAETPEEEALGTTVVTMGSAGPKFRDNAEQWWDDVVFDEDTQMGSVLEVTDAGLQMTAYTLDGRTVDTFTVTKPTDHWQVTSTDIVDRQMEGVGLLSYAGSPDGLTVAAATYDRDQEQMVDLRTVDVALDHRGREQFVTFDSPLPVEPSETVRLFVWDSLASAAPLIPAVTVREGLDGGGTAEDPYLLQSAADLPKIAHDPAGEYLLTTDIDLTDVAMSQLGRLVTFTGVFDGGGHTISGYTAPPGEGVGLFADNHGTIRGLVVHGEVTAEVTNAGLLADVNHGTIEQVRTAGTLTASSRVGGIVGDHHGTVVDSYSTADVRATGLYAGGTVGIARSGSVTANVLATGAVVADTRNAGGVVSYGYEETAVQHVVSLNSLVSAPSYAHAVIGRVGSGQVALLADNYVSAAVPVSGESLSEPPAADNWKGAVVSVPQVRTQAFFEGLGWDFATVWGWSGDGRRPILRAAPEDVPPVPLPDLPQDDDGAHIVDDVADLEQIGQFPEYDYVLAADLDLTGATPPSAGTAAFTGTLDGAGHTISGLSSSTGGLFGVLAGSVHDLALVDAAIVSEERMVGIVANESTAESRIERVFTSGSVQGASYVAGMVGSHSGLIADSYSLADVTASGGRYSGGIAAVPRAGSSIERTYAMGAVHTVGDQSAGGIAGYSYAGTVVRDNLALNPSVTASAYAQRVVARTRSGETPTLANNYAVETLVPAVQSDAATGSATLNGETRSVQDAQSRTTWEDDLSWDFDAVWQWSSAAQRPILRSAVEDVTSGPTEPEGPALEQDAEGVYLLSNAADLEEVAEWPTERYRLTADLDVTGIDGPQLGVIAPFTGDLDGAGHVLTGFTSDSGGLFRSIGAEGVVHDLGITGTVTSASSDAGILVNVHRGTLERVHTDGSVAGPSRVGGIAGTSFGTIRDSYSTADVTATVTNYAGGIIGVADSPSLTERVLATGVVEATGTTAGGITGYARDSETVVRSSVALNPTVTAGAYAQRVVARSASGQTATLDGNHAVETLVAATQSNTDQGPTTLNGQTLTAAEVESASTWSTALGWDLETVWAWDESVQRPVLGGAAPETAQVVGAPVDTAPITGPPVMSARSVGPVATDRDRPGGPGRQIDHEAVSGQDGVTTVTLHAGADAAGEQIGLFIVASPADARRPSAQDIVFLNEATADDSGDATVQIALPAPGRGSGFWIVAGTSTGSTPYVARLDAD; this is translated from the coding sequence ATGGGTCGACGAATGACGTCCGCGATTGCACTCGGGTGCCTGATCGGGATGGCTGGTCTCCAGCCGCTCGCTCAACCCGCAGCGGCGGAGGAGCCCGACCGTCCTGCCTACCTGGACCGCGAGCTCTTCACCGGCGAGTTCCACTCCCACACGTCGGTGAGTGACGGTGTGCACCTGCCCCCGGATGCATTCGACCATGTCGCCGCGGAGACCGAGGCGGACTTCTTTGCCGTGAGCGAGCACGACGTGATGTGGGACATCCGCAACGGTGACGACTTCATCGACGACTGGCGGGACGCGGACTCCGAGGAATGGCGGTGGGTGCACGAGCAGGCCGAGGCGTACAACGCCAGCCAGGACGACCTCGTGGCCGTACCGTCGATCGAGAACACCTGGTACGACGGCACCGGCCACATCAACGTGTTCAACACCGACTGGCACGCCACGGCTCGTGCGACGGAGCAGGGCAGCAACGACGGCTTCGGCAACAGCTTCGGCACTGGTGACCTGAAGTACGACATGTACACCTTCTTCGCCCGCCTCAAGCTGGACCCGGACGCGATCGCGCAGTTCAACCACCCCCGGTCCACGGGCAAGGGGAACTTCTTCGACTTCAACGGCCTGGACCCGGTCGTCGACGAACGCATCGAGCTCATCGAGGTCCGGGACGAGGCGCAGTTCGCCGAGTTCCAGAGCGCCCTGGACACCGGCTGGCACCTCGGACCGGTGTGGAACGGAGACGAGCACTCCGCCAACTGGGTGACCTCGAGCGAGTCGATCACCGGCATCTGGGCGAGGGAACAATCTCTGGACGGGCTGTACGCCGCCATGCAGGACCGCAGCGTCTACTCGACGCAGGACGTCAACACCGTCCTCGCTTTCGGGGCCGGAGACGCCATCATGGGCTCCGTCCTCCCGGCTGGGACGACTTCGACGACTTTCGACGTCCGTCTCACGGAACCGGACGCCGGTGAAGCGTTCACCTCGGTCCAGCTGCTCACCAACGGGGGCGAGGTCGCCCATAGTTTCGACGACGTCAGCGGGAACACCCTCGAGCTGTCCGTCGACCTCGCGCTCGCCGATGGTGACTTCTACTACGTCCGTGCCGACCAGGCTGACGGCGATTTCGTGGTCTCGGCACCGATCTGGGTGGGTGAGACAACCCGCGGGGCCAACTACGCCCCAGTGATCACCATCGCCGGGGACGTCGCGGACCATGCCGTGTACGGCCAGGAGATCGCGCTGCCTGCAGCTACCGCGACCGACGACTCGGGTGAGACACCCACGGTCAGCTTCGAGGTGTACGACGCAGCCGGTGAGGTCCCGGTGACCGACGGCTCGTTCCAGGTGCGCAGCTACGACGACCACTTCGTGGTGGTGAAGGCGGAAGACGCGACCGGGAACATCAACGCCGAACTGCTGCGGATCACGATCGACACCGAGGTGCTCGATCCAGACGGGGTGTTCCAGTACTTCGGCAGTACCGCGGCCGTGTCCGATCAGCCAGGAGGCACCGGGATCGCGGTCTCGACCGACCGGAGCATCGAGGAGGTGTACGCCCAGGTCGTCCCGGCGGGAGCGGACTGGTCGGGCGCCGAGGTGCTGACCTCGACGAACGACCGCCCGTACGAGGTGAACACGATCGGCAACGAGGAGCCGGTGTACCAGCACTCCATCACCGGGCAGACGCTGCGCAGCCACGAGTTCGGCGTGACCGGGCTGGAGCACGGCGAGCGTTATGTCTACCGGTTCGGTGTCGCAGTGGACGGCGCCGCTCCCGAGGCGAGCCACGAGTCCGCCTGGACAGAGGTCCAGGGCGAGTTCGTCGCCGCGGGCGGTCAGAACGAACCCGTCTACGTCGTCGGCGACCTGCAGGTCAACTCCCATGACACCGACGAGCTCGGACTGCTGCGTGATGTGCTCGACCGCCTGCAGACCGAGGTGCCCGGCGGCGGAACTGTGCTGCAGACCGGCGACCTGGTGGACAACGGTGGTCGTGGACAGTACTGGGACGAGGTCTTCGAGCACGTCTACGACGGGCTCGACCTCCAGGTGGCCCCGGTCGCCGGGAACCATGAGACCTACGGCGACCCCGACTACAACTCCCAGACCGCCGAGCGGACGGCGATCTTCTCGAACATGTACGACCTGCCCGAGGGTGGGGCGATCGGGGAGAGCAACTACTCGTTCGACCGCGGCGATATCCACTTCGCCGTGCTCAACTCGACCGCGGGGATCGATGCCCAGCTCGCGTGGCTGACCGAGGACATCCGTTCATCGACGCAGGACTGGAACGTGGTGGTCGGCCACTACTCCTACTACGGCGGCTACCACGCCGAGGATGCCGCGCTCGCGGCCGACCGCCCCAAGATCACCGCTGCGCTCGAGACACTGGGGGTCGACCTCTACATCGGGGCGCACGACCACGTGTACAAGCGGTCCACCATCTACGACGACCGGCTCGCCGAGACGCCTGAGGAGGAGGCCCTCGGCACCACGGTGGTGACCATGGGATCGGCCGGTCCCAAGTTCCGCGACAACGCGGAGCAGTGGTGGGACGACGTGGTCTTCGACGAAGACACGCAGATGGGCAGTGTGCTGGAGGTCACCGACGCGGGCCTGCAGATGACCGCGTACACCCTCGACGGTCGGACCGTGGACACCTTCACCGTGACCAAACCGACGGACCACTGGCAGGTCACCTCGACCGACATCGTCGATCGCCAGATGGAGGGGGTGGGACTCCTCAGTTACGCCGGAAGCCCGGACGGTCTCACCGTCGCCGCTGCGACCTATGACCGCGACCAGGAGCAGATGGTGGATCTGCGCACGGTCGACGTCGCACTGGACCACCGGGGCCGCGAGCAGTTCGTCACCTTCGACAGCCCGCTACCGGTCGAGCCCAGCGAGACGGTGCGCCTGTTCGTCTGGGACAGTCTTGCCTCCGCAGCGCCGTTGATCCCGGCGGTGACCGTGCGTGAAGGCCTGGACGGCGGTGGGACGGCAGAGGACCCGTACCTCCTCCAGAGCGCCGCCGATCTGCCGAAGATCGCCCACGACCCCGCCGGTGAGTACCTCCTCACCACCGACATCGACCTCACTGACGTGGCCATGTCCCAGCTCGGTCGCCTGGTGACGTTCACCGGGGTGTTCGACGGCGGGGGGCACACGATCAGCGGCTACACAGCGCCACCGGGGGAGGGCGTGGGCCTGTTCGCCGACAACCACGGCACGATCCGCGGCCTGGTCGTCCATGGTGAGGTGACCGCCGAGGTGACGAACGCCGGTCTCCTCGCCGATGTCAACCACGGCACGATCGAACAGGTCCGTACGGCGGGGACCTTGACCGCTTCCTCGCGTGTCGGCGGGATCGTCGGCGACCATCACGGCACCGTCGTGGACAGCTACTCCACGGCAGACGTCCGGGCCACCGGCCTGTATGCGGGCGGCACCGTCGGCATCGCCCGAAGCGGGTCGGTCACGGCGAACGTGCTGGCCACTGGCGCCGTCGTTGCCGACACCCGGAACGCGGGTGGCGTGGTGAGCTACGGCTACGAGGAGACAGCAGTCCAGCACGTCGTCTCGCTGAACTCACTGGTGTCCGCGCCGAGCTATGCGCACGCAGTGATCGGCAGGGTCGGCAGCGGGCAGGTGGCCCTGCTGGCGGACAACTACGTGAGCGCAGCCGTCCCGGTGAGTGGGGAGAGTCTGAGCGAGCCGCCTGCCGCGGACAACTGGAAGGGCGCCGTCGTGAGTGTTCCTCAGGTTCGCACCCAGGCGTTCTTCGAGGGCCTCGGCTGGGACTTCGCCACCGTGTGGGGCTGGAGCGGCGATGGTCGACGGCCGATCCTGCGTGCAGCCCCGGAGGACGTGCCACCCGTTCCGCTCCCGGACCTGCCGCAGGACGACGACGGCGCGCACATCGTCGACGACGTGGCGGACCTGGAGCAGATCGGACAGTTCCCGGAGTACGACTACGTGCTCGCCGCCGATCTCGACCTCACTGGCGCCACACCCCCGAGCGCGGGGACGGCTGCCTTCACCGGGACCTTGGATGGCGCCGGGCACACGATCAGCGGGCTGAGCTCCTCCACCGGTGGACTCTTCGGTGTCCTGGCCGGTTCCGTGCACGACCTCGCGCTCGTTGACGCAGCCATCGTGAGCGAGGAGCGGATGGTCGGCATCGTCGCCAACGAGTCGACGGCGGAGAGCCGGATCGAACGCGTCTTCACCTCCGGTTCTGTGCAGGGGGCGAGTTACGTGGCCGGGATGGTCGGCAGTCACAGTGGGCTGATCGCCGACAGCTACTCCCTCGCCGATGTCACGGCATCCGGCGGCCGCTACTCCGGCGGCATCGCGGCCGTCCCACGTGCCGGCAGCAGCATCGAACGCACCTATGCGATGGGGGCTGTCCATACGGTCGGTGACCAGTCCGCGGGCGGTATCGCGGGGTACTCCTACGCAGGCACGGTGGTGCGGGACAACCTCGCCCTCAATCCGTCGGTCACGGCGTCCGCCTATGCACAGCGCGTCGTTGCGCGCACCCGCTCGGGTGAGACCCCCACGTTGGCGAACAACTACGCGGTGGAGACCCTTGTTCCGGCGGTGCAGAGCGACGCGGCGACCGGATCGGCGACGCTGAACGGCGAGACACGATCCGTCCAGGACGCTCAGTCCCGGACGACCTGGGAGGACGACCTGAGTTGGGACTTCGACGCGGTGTGGCAGTGGAGCTCGGCCGCGCAGCGACCGATTCTGCGCTCGGCGGTCGAGGACGTGACCTCCGGCCCGACCGAGCCCGAGGGTCCGGCGCTGGAACAGGACGCCGAGGGCGTCTACCTGCTCAGTAACGCTGCCGACCTCGAGGAAGTCGCGGAATGGCCGACGGAGCGCTACCGGCTGACCGCGGACCTCGACGTGACCGGTATCGACGGCCCGCAGCTGGGCGTGATCGCACCGTTCACCGGTGACCTCGACGGTGCAGGGCACGTGCTGACGGGCTTCACCTCGGACTCCGGCGGCCTGTTCCGATCGATCGGTGCAGAGGGGGTCGTCCACGACCTCGGTATCACCGGAACGGTGACGAGCGCGTCCAGCGACGCCGGGATCCTGGTGAACGTCCACCGGGGGACGCTCGAGCGGGTGCACACCGACGGATCCGTGGCGGGCCCGTCCCGAGTGGGCGGGATCGCCGGGACGTCGTTCGGGACGATCCGCGACTCGTACTCGACGGCAGACGTGACCGCGACGGTGACCAACTACGCGGGCGGGATCATCGGCGTCGCAGACAGCCCGAGTCTGACCGAGCGGGTGCTTGCGACAGGGGTGGTCGAAGCGACGGGCACGACAGCCGGTGGCATCACCGGGTATGCACGGGACAGCGAGACCGTCGTGCGCTCGAGCGTTGCGCTCAACCCCACGGTGACGGCGGGGGCGTACGCGCAGCGGGTCGTTGCTCGTTCTGCGTCCGGTCAGACCGCGACGCTCGACGGCAACCATGCCGTGGAGACCCTGGTTGCCGCGACGCAGAGCAACACCGACCAAGGGCCGACGACGCTGAACGGACAGACCCTGACGGCAGCGGAGGTGGAATCCGCCTCCACCTGGTCCACCGCACTGGGGTGGGACCTCGAGACGGTCTGGGCCTGGGACGAAAGCGTCCAGCGTCCGGTGCTCGGCGGTGCCGCGCCGGAGACGGCCCAGGTCGTCGGTGCGCCGGTCGACACCGCTCCGATCACTGGACCGCCGGTCATGAGCGCCCGGTCCGTGGGACCAGTCGCCACTGACCGGGATCGCCCGGGCGGACCCGGACGGCAGATTGACCACGAGGCTGTCAGTGGGCAGGACGGAGTGACGACGGTGACCCTGCACGCGGGCGCCGACGCTGCCGGCGAGCAGATCGGCCTCTTCATCGTCGCGAGCCCTGCGGACGCTCGCCGACCCTCAGCTCAGGACATCGTCTTCCTCAACGAGGCCACGGCGGACGATTCAGGAGACGCCACGGTGCAGATCGCCCTACCGGCCCCGGGCCGTGGGAGCGGCTTCTGGATCGTGGCGGGCACGTCCACCGGGTCCACCCCCTATGTCGCTCGACTGGACGCCGACTGA
- a CDS encoding IMPACT family protein, which yields MTDLTVRGGPGAVVRAEIEVKRSRFLCRLVRVTDEEEARDAVEQARKEHWSARHHCSAFVLGPAGEPDQVRRSNDDGEPSGTAGAPMLEVLTGRGLVDCVAVVSRYFGGVLLGAGGLVRAYSDAVTAATDAAHLVARQRRELLTVDLPHADAGRVEAELRKQGVTVLGTDYHRQARLHLACTPDGVGHLRGSVAAVTGGSAELVSRGVEWVDVELS from the coding sequence GTGACTGACCTGACTGTGCGCGGTGGCCCCGGCGCTGTGGTGCGCGCCGAGATCGAGGTGAAGCGCTCCCGCTTCCTGTGCCGGCTCGTCAGGGTGACCGACGAGGAGGAGGCGAGGGACGCCGTCGAGCAGGCACGCAAAGAGCACTGGAGCGCCCGGCACCACTGCTCCGCGTTCGTGCTCGGCCCCGCCGGCGAGCCGGACCAGGTGCGGCGCTCCAACGATGACGGCGAACCGTCCGGCACCGCCGGCGCGCCGATGCTCGAGGTACTCACCGGACGCGGCCTGGTCGACTGCGTGGCCGTGGTGAGCCGATACTTCGGCGGGGTGCTGCTCGGCGCGGGTGGGCTGGTGCGCGCCTACTCCGACGCCGTCACCGCCGCCACCGACGCCGCACACCTGGTGGCCCGGCAGCGCCGCGAGCTGTTGACCGTGGACCTCCCGCACGCCGACGCCGGCCGGGTGGAGGCCGAACTGCGGAAGCAGGGGGTCACGGTGCTGGGTACCGACTACCACCGGCAGGCACGGCTGCACCTCGCGTGCACCCCCGACGGCGTAGGTCACTTGCGTGGGAGCGTCGCCGCTGTGACCGGTGGCTCTGCTGAGCTGGTCTCCCGAGGGGTGGAGTGGGTGGACGTCGAACTGTCCTGA